One Acidobacteriota bacterium genomic window carries:
- a CDS encoding ATP-binding protein, which produces MARPIPITRIHESFGVHSVVALTGPRQCGKTTLARAIAADVHQSTYFDLEAAVDRRRLQAPEQTLGRLFGLVVIDEVQRLPALFETVRVLVDRPDNGARFLLLGSASPVLVKGVSETLAGRAGLVDLSGFDLREVAADSWRRLWLRGGFPRSYLAPDGKGSWLWRESFVRTFLERDIPQFGITIPAETLRRFWTMIAHYHAQTWNAAELARALGASEGTARRYLDILAGAFMVRILPPWFENLRKRQIKAPKVYVRDTGLLHALLDLERENDLAGHPKVGASFEGFAIEQLCIAFETSNACFWATHGGAELDLLVTHGGKRYGFECKLADAPGTTRSMRVALDDLGLEHLWVVYPGDEPYRLDDRISVLPVARIPQLAASLREGA; this is translated from the coding sequence ATTGCCCGCCCGATACCTATCACGCGCATCCACGAGTCGTTCGGCGTTCATTCGGTCGTGGCCCTGACGGGTCCTCGCCAGTGCGGCAAGACTACCCTCGCGCGTGCGATTGCGGCTGACGTCCACCAAAGCACGTATTTCGATCTCGAAGCGGCGGTCGACCGCAGGCGGCTGCAGGCGCCGGAACAGACCCTCGGACGCTTGTTCGGACTCGTGGTTATCGATGAAGTGCAGAGGCTGCCTGCCCTCTTCGAAACCGTGCGGGTTCTCGTCGATCGGCCGGACAACGGGGCGAGGTTCCTGTTGCTCGGGAGCGCGTCACCCGTCTTGGTCAAGGGCGTGTCGGAAACGCTCGCCGGCCGTGCGGGGCTCGTCGATCTATCGGGATTCGATCTTCGCGAGGTAGCCGCAGACTCGTGGCGGAGGCTCTGGCTGCGCGGGGGGTTCCCGCGCTCCTATCTCGCTCCGGACGGCAAGGGCTCATGGCTCTGGCGCGAGAGCTTCGTCCGCACCTTCCTCGAGCGCGACATTCCGCAATTCGGAATCACGATTCCAGCGGAAACGCTGCGCCGGTTCTGGACGATGATTGCCCACTACCACGCACAGACCTGGAATGCGGCCGAGCTCGCCCGTGCGCTTGGCGCCAGCGAGGGCACCGCGCGCCGCTATCTCGACATCCTCGCCGGGGCGTTCATGGTGCGCATCCTGCCGCCGTGGTTCGAGAACCTGAGGAAACGCCAGATCAAGGCGCCCAAGGTCTACGTGCGCGATACCGGCCTGCTTCACGCCCTGCTCGATCTGGAGCGGGAAAACGACCTCGCCGGCCATCCCAAGGTCGGGGCCTCGTTCGAGGGCTTCGCCATCGAGCAACTGTGCATCGCCTTCGAGACGAGCAACGCCTGTTTCTGGGCGACGCACGGCGGCGCGGAGCTCGATCTGCTAGTCACACACGGCGGGAAACGCTACGGCTTCGAGTGCAAGCTCGCCGACGCTCCAGGCACGACGCGGTCGATGCGCGTCGCGCTCGATGACCTCGGCCTGGAGCATCTCTGGGTCGTCTATCCCGGTGATGAGCCGTATCGTCTCGATGACCGGATCTCGGTGCTGCCGGTAGCGCGCATTCCTCAGTTGGCGGCGTCGTTGCGGGAGGGAGCCTGA
- a CDS encoding DUF2891 domain-containing protein, protein MAARLAGLALDCVHREYPNKVAHVLNDDGDARPPRELTPAFYGCYDWHSSVHGHWLLARLARLYPGAETAAASRTALTRSLTAENLRAEVDYVDTPGRDTFERPYGLAWLLQLAAELREWDDPDARRWRDALAPLESLAAERIREWLPKLTYPIRGGEHSQTAFAFGLILDWARTAGDDEMAALLEGRIGDYYFADYDCPLRYEPSGQDFLSPCLAEADLVRRVKAPADFADWLHRFLPGIPDAGGAGWLEPAVVTDPTDGKLVHLDGLNLSRAWMLDGIAAGLPASDGRRTALLAAAEAHRASGLASVTGATYEGGHWLGTFAAYVLTNRGLPKPTGR, encoded by the coding sequence GTGGCGGCACGGCTCGCCGGGCTCGCGCTCGACTGCGTGCACCGCGAGTACCCGAACAAGGTCGCGCACGTCCTCAACGATGACGGCGACGCGCGCCCGCCGCGGGAACTGACCCCCGCCTTCTACGGCTGCTACGACTGGCACTCCTCGGTGCACGGGCACTGGCTGCTCGCCCGCCTGGCGCGGCTCTATCCGGGGGCGGAGACGGCTGCGGCGTCCCGCACCGCACTCACCCGGAGCCTCACGGCAGAGAACCTGCGGGCGGAGGTGGACTACGTGGACACGCCTGGACGCGACACGTTCGAGCGGCCGTACGGGCTGGCGTGGCTGCTGCAGCTCGCGGCCGAGCTGCGCGAGTGGGACGATCCCGACGCGCGGCGCTGGCGGGACGCCCTCGCCCCGCTCGAGTCGCTGGCGGCGGAACGGATTCGGGAATGGCTGCCGAAGCTGACGTATCCGATTCGCGGCGGCGAGCACTCCCAGACCGCATTCGCGTTCGGGCTCATCCTCGACTGGGCCCGTACCGCCGGCGACGACGAAATGGCCGCCTTGCTCGAGGGCCGAATCGGCGACTACTACTTCGCCGACTACGACTGTCCCCTGCGCTACGAGCCGTCGGGGCAGGACTTCCTCTCTCCCTGCCTGGCGGAGGCGGATCTCGTCCGCCGCGTGAAGGCTCCAGCCGACTTCGCCGACTGGCTGCACCGGTTTCTGCCCGGGATTCCGGATGCCGGCGGGGCGGGGTGGCTCGAACCGGCCGTGGTGACCGACCCGACCGACGGGAAGCTGGTGCATCTCGACGGCCTGAACCTCAGCCGCGCCTGGATGCTGGACGGCATTGCGGCGGGGCTCCCGGCGAGTGATGGCCGACGGACCGCCCTCCTCGCCGCGGCAGAGGCTCACCGCGCGTCGGGGCTCGCCTCGGTCACCGGAGCGACCTACGAGGGCGGCCACTGGCTGGGCACGTTCGCCGCTTACGTCCTCACCAACCGCGGCCTGCCGAAGCCAACCGGCCGCTGA
- a CDS encoding aminotransferase class V-fold PLP-dependent enzyme codes for MGTPQGDYRSLFSLPPESHYLNCAFMAPASKRVAAAGRQALERIEAPARLGIADFFEPSSRVRQLFAQIIGASDPDRVAIIPSVSYAMATIARNTPLAPGQTVVVVEEQFPSVVYTWRRACSEAGATLRTVAAPETAGSRAEAWNTALLDAIDERTAVVAIPELHWTDGARFDLAAVGARARAVGARLVIDGTQSVGALPLDVGRIRPDAVACAGYKWLTGPYSVGAAWYGPAFDGGTPIEENWITRPDSDHFNELVNYRDDYRPGAIRYDVGERSNFVLLPMFEAALEQVRDWKPETVAAHTRALTDRVVPRLRELGCRIEDARWRAGHLLGVRLPDGADIPQLGRNLAERNVSVSLRGGAIRIAPHLYNDAADLDVLLDVLCAVLAGAVRA; via the coding sequence ATGGGCACTCCACAAGGCGACTACCGCTCGCTCTTCTCGCTGCCGCCCGAGTCGCACTACCTCAACTGCGCGTTCATGGCCCCGGCCTCGAAGCGCGTCGCCGCCGCCGGGCGGCAGGCGCTGGAGCGCATCGAAGCGCCCGCCCGGCTCGGAATCGCCGATTTCTTCGAGCCGAGCTCGCGCGTCCGCCAGCTCTTCGCGCAGATCATCGGCGCGTCCGATCCGGATCGCGTCGCGATCATCCCGTCCGTTTCCTATGCCATGGCGACGATTGCGCGCAACACGCCGCTCGCGCCCGGACAGACGGTCGTCGTCGTCGAGGAACAGTTCCCGAGCGTGGTCTACACCTGGCGACGCGCCTGCAGCGAGGCGGGCGCGACGCTGCGCACCGTCGCCGCGCCGGAAACCGCCGGATCGCGCGCCGAGGCCTGGAACACCGCCCTACTGGACGCGATCGACGAGCGGACGGCGGTGGTTGCCATTCCGGAGCTGCACTGGACCGACGGTGCGCGGTTCGATCTGGCGGCGGTCGGCGCGCGCGCGCGGGCCGTGGGCGCCCGGCTGGTCATCGACGGGACGCAGTCCGTCGGCGCGCTGCCGTTGGATGTCGGACGCATCCGTCCGGACGCGGTGGCCTGCGCCGGCTACAAGTGGCTGACCGGACCGTACTCCGTCGGCGCGGCCTGGTACGGCCCCGCCTTCGACGGTGGTACGCCGATCGAGGAGAACTGGATCACGCGCCCCGACAGCGACCACTTCAACGAGCTCGTCAACTACCGCGACGACTATCGGCCGGGCGCCATCCGCTACGACGTCGGCGAACGTTCGAACTTCGTCCTGCTGCCGATGTTCGAAGCCGCGCTGGAGCAGGTGCGCGACTGGAAGCCGGAGACGGTTGCGGCGCACACGCGTGCCCTTACCGACCGGGTGGTGCCGCGCCTCCGCGAGTTGGGCTGCCGCATCGAGGACGCGCGCTGGCGCGCCGGACACCTGCTCGGCGTGCGGCTGCCGGACGGCGCCGACATCCCGCAGCTTGGCCGCAATCTCGCCGAGCGGAATGTGTCGGTCTCGCTGCGCGGCGGCGCCATCCGCATCGCGCCGCATCTGTACAACGACGCCGCCGACCTCGACGTGCTGCTCGACGTCCTTTGCGCCGTGCTCGCCGGCGCCGTGCGGGCCTGA